One genomic region from Skermania piniformis encodes:
- the proC gene encoding pyrroline-5-carboxylate reductase translates to MTRVAVIGGGRIGEALVVGLIDAGYAIKDLVVAEHDGGRAADLSSRLGVRVTDAAADAAEGADLVVLAVKPSDVDRVLTDLGRIELGGQREQVLVSMVAGVSTSRYENKLPAGFPVVRVMPNTPILVGQGMIVIAPGRYARPGHLETVGEVLGAVGRVTTVAENQMDAVTAVSGSGPAYCFLVAEALIDGAVGVGLSLRTATELVVQTMVGAAAMLQESGESPNDLRAAVTSPGGTTAAAVRELERAGVRSAFIEAVHAAKERSERHGSATE, encoded by the coding sequence ATGACGAGGGTAGCGGTCATCGGCGGTGGCCGGATCGGTGAGGCGTTGGTCGTCGGCCTCATCGACGCGGGCTACGCGATCAAGGACTTGGTCGTCGCCGAGCACGATGGTGGCCGCGCCGCCGATCTGTCGTCCCGACTCGGCGTCCGGGTGACCGACGCCGCCGCCGACGCGGCGGAAGGTGCGGACCTGGTTGTGCTCGCGGTCAAGCCGAGCGATGTCGACCGGGTATTGACCGATCTGGGCCGCATCGAGCTCGGTGGCCAGCGGGAACAGGTGCTGGTCTCGATGGTCGCCGGGGTGTCGACCTCACGGTACGAGAACAAACTTCCGGCCGGCTTCCCGGTCGTCCGGGTGATGCCGAATACTCCCATTTTGGTAGGACAAGGCATGATCGTCATCGCACCCGGCCGTTACGCTCGGCCGGGTCATCTGGAAACGGTCGGTGAAGTACTCGGCGCGGTGGGTCGGGTAACGACAGTGGCCGAGAACCAGATGGATGCGGTGACTGCGGTATCCGGGTCGGGGCCGGCCTATTGCTTCTTGGTGGCCGAGGCGCTGATCGATGGCGCCGTCGGGGTCGGTTTGTCGTTGCGGACTGCTACCGAACTGGTCGTGCAGACCATGGTCGGGGCCGCAGCGATGCTTCAGGAGTCGGGCGAGTCGCCGAACGATCTCCGTGCGGCGGTTACCTCGCCGGGCGGTACGACAGCGGCAGCGGTACGTGAGTTGGAGCGTGCCGGTGTCCGTTCGGCGTTCATCGAAGCAGTGCACGCAGCGAAGGAACGGTCCGAGCGCCACGGTTCGGCAACGGAATAG
- a CDS encoding glutaredoxin family protein → MCDRAATELARICAEFGVPVESVDVDQAAATDPELRAEYGDRLPVVLLNGREHSYFDVDESRLRADLAR, encoded by the coding sequence ATGTGCGACCGGGCGGCGACCGAGCTGGCCCGGATCTGTGCCGAGTTCGGCGTGCCCGTGGAGTCGGTCGACGTCGACCAGGCCGCCGCGACCGATCCCGAACTGCGCGCCGAGTACGGCGACCGGTTGCCGGTGGTGCTCCTGAACGGTCGCGAGCACAGCTATTTCGATGTCGACGAGTCGCGGCTGCGGGCCGACCTCGCCCGCTGA
- a CDS encoding 30S ribosomal protein bS22, with protein MGSVIKKRRKRMSKKKHRKLLRRTRVQRRKLGK; from the coding sequence ATGGGTTCAGTGATCAAGAAGCGCCGGAAGCGGATGTCGAAGAAAAAGCATCGGAAGTTGTTGCGGCGCACCCGAGTGCAGCGTCGCAAACTCGGCAAGTAA
- a CDS encoding helix-turn-helix domain-containing protein yields the protein MASVNKSSQGSVPSADGQALGGTQFLTVAEVANLMRVSKMTVYRLVHSGELPAVRVGRSFRVHAKAVHDYLETSYFDAG from the coding sequence ATGGCGTCGGTAAACAAGTCGTCGCAGGGCTCTGTCCCGTCCGCGGACGGACAAGCTCTCGGCGGTACCCAGTTCCTGACGGTCGCTGAGGTCGCGAACCTGATGCGAGTGTCGAAAATGACCGTGTATCGGCTGGTACACAGCGGTGAGCTGCCCGCAGTGCGGGTGGGTCGGTCGTTCCGGGTGCATGCGAAGGCGGTGCACGACTACCTGGAAACCTCGTACTTCGACGCGGGCTGA
- a CDS encoding HAD family hydrolase, with protein sequence MAEDSVTRASALAARQFVAGRFGSLPRGRLSRRNPFGPSEEEVRANVAGEASADAAIALQAAAREEAAAAAREEAARDEQDPGTDEPAELDAPRDLTAAAFFDVDNTLVQGASIVHFARGLAARKYLRTADLVDFAWKQVKFRVTGRENSDDVASGKEKALSFIAGRSTAQLAQLGEEIYDEIIADKIWPGTRALAQMHLDAGQQVWLVTATPVELAQVIAKRLGFTGALGTVAESEDGVFTGRLVGDILHGLGKAHAVRTLAIREGLNLRRCTAYSDSHNDVPMLSLVGTAVAINPDSDLREVAKNRGWEMRDFRTGRKAARIGVPTALVIGTVGGAVAAGLTRRRAAVVAG encoded by the coding sequence GTGGCGGAAGACTCGGTGACCAGGGCGTCGGCGCTGGCCGCCCGGCAGTTCGTCGCCGGCCGATTCGGCTCGCTCCCGCGCGGTCGACTGTCCCGGCGCAACCCGTTCGGTCCGAGCGAGGAAGAAGTACGGGCCAACGTCGCCGGCGAGGCCAGTGCCGACGCCGCCATCGCGCTGCAGGCGGCCGCCCGTGAAGAGGCGGCCGCCGCCGCGCGGGAGGAAGCCGCCCGGGACGAGCAGGACCCCGGGACCGACGAACCCGCCGAACTCGACGCTCCCCGCGATCTCACCGCCGCCGCCTTCTTCGACGTCGACAACACCCTGGTGCAAGGCGCATCGATCGTGCACTTCGCGCGTGGATTGGCCGCACGCAAGTACCTGCGCACTGCCGACCTGGTGGATTTCGCCTGGAAGCAGGTGAAGTTCCGAGTCACCGGTCGGGAGAACAGCGACGATGTGGCCAGCGGTAAGGAGAAGGCGCTCTCGTTCATCGCCGGCCGGTCCACCGCACAACTCGCCCAGCTCGGTGAGGAGATCTACGACGAGATCATCGCCGACAAGATCTGGCCGGGCACCCGGGCGCTGGCCCAGATGCACCTGGACGCGGGCCAACAGGTCTGGCTGGTCACCGCCACCCCGGTCGAACTGGCTCAGGTGATCGCGAAGCGACTGGGTTTCACCGGCGCGCTGGGCACGGTCGCCGAGAGCGAGGACGGGGTATTCACCGGGCGGCTGGTCGGCGACATCCTGCACGGCCTGGGCAAGGCGCACGCGGTGCGCACCCTGGCCATCCGGGAAGGACTGAACCTGCGCCGCTGCACCGCGTATTCCGACTCGCACAACGACGTCCCGATGCTCTCGCTGGTCGGCACCGCGGTTGCCATCAACCCGGATTCCGACCTGCGTGAAGTGGCCAAGAACCGAGGCTGGGAGATGCGCGACTTCCGCACCGGGCGCAAGGCCGCCCGGATCGGCGTGCCCACCGCGCTGGTGATCGGCACCGTCGGTGGCGCAGTCGCCGCCGGCCTGACCCGGCGCCGGGCGGCGGTCGTCGCCGGCTGA
- a CDS encoding NAD-dependent epimerase/dehydratase family protein: protein MVNAVERGVHTPKVVLVTGANRYLSGQLVARLAADPSIERVVAVDVTVPDKDRLRRMGRAEFVRVDIANPLISKVIRQFEVDTTVHAGVVQRPPKAGSRAAMRDVNVLGAMQLFAACQRAPSMRKVVLRSSSAVYGCSAKDPAKFTEQMSARRNPRGAYAVDLIEIEGLVRGLARRRPDIAATTLRLAPTIGPRRSSSLHQILGTRVVPTVAGRDARLQLLHEDDALAALSHATVAGRAGTFNVAGDGVLMLSQAIRRAGRVPAPMPFVLFRSIGRQLMSAGLRGFTDEQLDFFHYGCGLDTTRMRTLLGFHPQLTTAEAFDHYLSGSPRRPVIDPDWIDVARDRLLDLVGAETGAPR, encoded by the coding sequence ATGGTGAACGCCGTGGAGCGAGGAGTGCACACGCCCAAGGTGGTTTTGGTCACCGGCGCCAATCGCTACCTCTCCGGTCAGTTGGTTGCTCGACTTGCCGCCGATCCGTCGATCGAGCGAGTGGTCGCCGTCGACGTCACCGTCCCGGACAAGGACCGGTTGCGCCGGATGGGGCGAGCCGAGTTTGTCCGGGTGGATATCGCCAATCCGTTGATCAGCAAAGTCATCCGGCAGTTCGAAGTCGATACCACGGTGCACGCCGGGGTCGTCCAACGTCCGCCGAAGGCCGGTTCCCGGGCGGCGATGCGCGATGTGAACGTGCTCGGTGCAATGCAGTTGTTCGCCGCCTGTCAGCGGGCGCCGAGCATGCGCAAGGTGGTGCTCCGTTCGTCCTCGGCGGTGTACGGCTGTAGCGCGAAGGACCCGGCGAAGTTCACCGAGCAGATGAGCGCCCGCCGCAACCCGCGCGGTGCCTATGCCGTCGACCTGATCGAGATCGAGGGGCTGGTCCGTGGACTTGCCCGGCGCCGGCCGGACATCGCCGCCACCACACTGCGGTTGGCACCCACGATCGGACCGCGCCGCTCGTCGAGCTTGCACCAGATCTTGGGTACCCGGGTGGTGCCCACGGTCGCCGGCCGGGATGCCCGGCTGCAGCTGCTCCACGAGGACGATGCGCTGGCGGCGTTGTCGCACGCGACCGTCGCCGGGCGGGCCGGTACGTTCAACGTGGCCGGTGACGGGGTGCTGATGCTGTCCCAGGCGATCCGCCGGGCCGGGCGAGTGCCCGCGCCCATGCCGTTCGTGCTGTTCCGCAGCATCGGCCGGCAGCTCATGTCCGCCGGTTTGCGCGGTTTCACCGACGAACAGCTCGATTTCTTCCACTACGGCTGTGGCCTGGACACGACCCGGATGCGGACCTTGTTGGGTTTCCATCCGCAGCTGACCACGGCGGAAGCGTTCGACCACTATCTTTCGGGCTCGCCGCGGCGACCCGTGATCGACCCGGACTGGATCGATGTGGCACGAGACCGGTTGTTGGACCTGGTCGGTGCCGAGACAGGAGCACCGAGATGA
- a CDS encoding redox-sensing transcriptional repressor Rex codes for MASQAATVVIAARCSDPVVDDVVVDDTVSSNRLVETGPVPHRRGTDVRTRELTDVTQQPDPRAVRVSASTRDIPQATVARLAGYLRVLGTLVEEGVQIVSSEGLAGAAGVGSAKLRKDLSFLGPNGVRGVGYDVSRLSARIEEVLGLDRGHRVILIGVGNLGRALVGYPGFARRGFAIVGLFDDDPAVSGTALDGLVVRDVVTLTVACAELAPTIAVLAVPDDAAQQVCDRLVAAGLRCILSFSGVALDAPAHVEIRRVDLAVELQLLSFFEMRRAEIETGSVVREESVVR; via the coding sequence ATGGCTTCACAAGCCGCTACGGTGGTGATCGCTGCCCGGTGTTCCGACCCGGTGGTCGACGATGTGGTAGTCGACGACACGGTGTCGAGCAACCGCCTGGTCGAAACCGGGCCGGTACCGCACCGGCGCGGCACCGACGTCCGAACGAGGGAGCTCACCGACGTGACCCAGCAGCCCGACCCCCGAGCGGTTCGGGTGTCGGCCTCGACTCGGGACATTCCGCAGGCAACCGTAGCTCGGCTGGCGGGGTACCTGCGGGTGCTCGGCACCCTGGTCGAAGAGGGTGTGCAGATCGTCTCCAGCGAGGGATTGGCCGGTGCGGCCGGCGTCGGTTCGGCGAAGCTGCGTAAGGATTTGTCGTTCCTCGGCCCGAACGGGGTGCGGGGGGTCGGTTACGACGTGTCGCGGCTGTCCGCCCGGATCGAAGAAGTGCTCGGGCTGGACCGTGGGCACCGGGTGATCCTGATCGGCGTCGGCAATCTCGGGCGGGCGCTCGTCGGCTACCCCGGTTTCGCTCGGCGAGGTTTCGCGATAGTGGGCTTGTTCGACGACGATCCGGCGGTGTCGGGTACCGCGCTGGACGGGCTGGTCGTACGGGATGTCGTGACCCTGACCGTCGCCTGCGCCGAACTGGCACCGACGATCGCCGTGCTGGCGGTGCCGGACGACGCGGCGCAGCAGGTCTGCGATCGCCTGGTCGCCGCCGGCCTGCGGTGCATCCTCAGCTTCTCCGGGGTGGCCCTGGATGCGCCGGCACACGTGGAGATCCGGCGGGTCGACCTGGCGGTCGAGCTGCAGTTGCTGTCGTTCTTCGAGATGCGCCGGGCCGAGATCGAAACCGGGTCGGTGGTCCGAGAGGAGTCGGTGGTGCGGTAA
- the hemC gene encoding hydroxymethylbilane synthase: MLRVGTRGSLLARTQAGSVRDALRAAGARAELVIVETAGDRSQAPVAEIGVGVFTSALRDELAAGRIDLAVHSYKDLPTAPDPRFSIAAIPVRADVRDALVARDGLVLGELPAGSRVGTSAPRRVSQLRALGLGLELVPLRGNLDTRLGKVAAGELDAVVVARAGLARIDRLDVITETLDPVQVLPAPAQGALALECRVDDVELRAALAGLDDAGTRAAVVAERALLAELEAGCTAPVGALAEVVESLDDAGRIVDELSLRACAAALDGSDVIRASLVGAPSEAGALGAALARELLELGARELMGGSTDA; the protein is encoded by the coding sequence GTGCTTCGGGTCGGTACTCGAGGGAGCTTGCTGGCGCGGACCCAGGCGGGCAGCGTGCGGGACGCGCTGCGTGCGGCCGGCGCGCGCGCCGAGTTGGTGATCGTGGAGACGGCGGGCGATCGCTCCCAGGCGCCGGTGGCCGAGATCGGCGTCGGGGTGTTCACGAGTGCGCTGCGCGACGAGCTGGCCGCCGGACGGATCGACCTGGCCGTGCATTCCTACAAGGACCTGCCGACCGCCCCGGATCCACGGTTCAGTATCGCGGCGATTCCGGTCCGGGCGGACGTGCGGGACGCGTTGGTGGCGCGAGACGGTTTGGTACTGGGCGAGTTGCCGGCCGGCTCCCGAGTGGGCACGTCGGCGCCGCGCCGGGTATCGCAGCTGCGCGCGCTCGGGCTCGGCTTGGAGCTGGTGCCGTTGCGTGGCAACCTGGATACCCGGCTCGGTAAGGTCGCGGCCGGCGAGCTGGATGCGGTGGTCGTGGCGCGGGCCGGGCTGGCCCGGATCGACCGGCTGGACGTGATCACCGAGACGTTGGATCCGGTGCAGGTGTTGCCGGCGCCGGCGCAGGGTGCGTTGGCACTGGAATGCCGGGTCGACGATGTCGAGCTGCGGGCCGCGTTGGCCGGGCTCGACGATGCGGGTACCCGAGCGGCGGTCGTCGCCGAGCGGGCGCTGCTGGCCGAGTTGGAAGCCGGTTGCACCGCTCCGGTCGGCGCATTGGCCGAGGTGGTCGAGTCGCTCGACGACGCCGGCCGGATCGTCGACGAGTTGTCGTTGCGCGCGTGCGCGGCGGCGCTCGACGGATCCGATGTGATCCGGGCGTCGCTGGTCGGCGCACCGAGCGAGGCGGGTGCGCTGGGCGCGGCGCTCGCCCGGGAGTTGCTGGAGCTGGGCGCCCGCGAGTTGATGGGAGGCAGCACCGATGCGTGA
- a CDS encoding glutamyl-tRNA reductase has translation MSVLLLGASHRSAPVEVLERIAIGESDRPKLIDRLLRSDHIFEAMIVSTCNRVEVYAVVDAFHPALAEMGELLAEHSELSFGELTPHAYVRYSEAAAEHLFAVASGLDSMVVGEQQVLGQIRSAYAEADAEHAVGPVLHELAQQALRVGKRVRTETDIDHAAASVVSVALGKAATALGGELTGRRAVVVGAGAMGGLALAQLVRAGISDVRVVNRTRERADRLAAQHVCATALDWAALSEAMATADVVVTGTGAVGAVITLADAHRAVARRAEARPLVICDLGLPRDVESAVAGLPGVAVIDMVTLQRDTAQTATAVTDQAREIVAAELAGYLTGQRLAQVTPTVTALRRRAAEVVEAELLRLDARLPGLADPQRDEVARTVRRVVDKLLHAPTVRVKQLAATPGGDSYAEALRELFELTPGAAEAVAAPTEIAPVPFPDAQRGAGGERE, from the coding sequence ATGAGCGTGCTACTGCTGGGTGCGTCACATCGAAGTGCGCCCGTCGAAGTTCTGGAACGGATCGCGATCGGCGAATCCGACCGGCCCAAGTTGATCGATCGGCTACTCCGGTCCGACCACATCTTCGAGGCGATGATCGTCTCGACCTGCAACCGGGTCGAGGTCTACGCGGTGGTGGATGCGTTCCATCCGGCGTTGGCCGAGATGGGCGAGTTGCTCGCGGAACATTCCGAGCTGTCGTTCGGCGAGCTGACCCCACACGCCTACGTCCGTTACAGCGAGGCCGCCGCCGAGCATCTGTTCGCGGTGGCCAGCGGGCTGGACTCGATGGTGGTCGGCGAGCAGCAGGTGCTCGGCCAGATTCGGTCGGCCTACGCCGAGGCGGACGCCGAACACGCGGTGGGGCCGGTCTTGCACGAGCTGGCGCAGCAGGCGTTGCGGGTCGGCAAACGAGTGCGCACCGAGACCGACATCGACCATGCCGCCGCATCGGTGGTGTCGGTCGCGCTGGGCAAGGCGGCCACCGCCCTCGGCGGTGAGCTGACCGGTCGGCGGGCGGTGGTGGTCGGCGCCGGCGCGATGGGTGGGTTGGCGCTGGCGCAGTTGGTTCGGGCCGGGATCAGCGACGTGCGGGTGGTGAATCGCACCCGGGAGCGAGCCGATCGGTTGGCCGCGCAGCACGTGTGCGCGACAGCGCTGGACTGGGCCGCGCTCAGCGAGGCGATGGCGACGGCCGACGTGGTCGTCACCGGGACCGGTGCGGTCGGCGCGGTGATCACGTTGGCCGACGCGCATCGTGCGGTGGCCCGGCGAGCCGAGGCGCGACCGCTGGTCATCTGCGATCTCGGGCTGCCGCGCGACGTCGAGTCGGCGGTGGCGGGGCTGCCCGGGGTGGCCGTGATCGACATGGTCACCCTGCAGCGGGACACCGCGCAGACCGCGACCGCGGTCACCGACCAGGCGCGCGAGATCGTCGCGGCCGAACTGGCCGGGTATCTGACCGGCCAGCGGTTGGCTCAGGTGACCCCGACGGTCACCGCGTTGCGGCGACGTGCCGCGGAAGTGGTCGAGGCGGAGCTGCTTCGGTTGGACGCGCGGTTGCCCGGCTTGGCCGATCCGCAACGCGACGAGGTCGCCCGCACCGTGCGCCGGGTCGTCGACAAGTTGCTGCACGCGCCGACCGTGCGGGTCAAGCAGCTCGCGGCTACGCCCGGCGGCGACAGCTACGCCGAGGCGCTGCGCGAGTTGTTCGAGTTGACGCCGGGCGCTGCTGAGGCCGTGGCGGCGCCGACGGAGATAGCACCGGTGCCGTTTCCGGACGCGCAGCGTGGTGCGGGAGGTGAGCGGGAGTGA
- a CDS encoding CAP domain-containing protein gives MQSDSMNRRQTAVRAAKLARAAATLAGTAAVAAICAAPASAAPLDVAGAVRDMNAARAEIGCPSLAASDQLNAAAAGQSGYMASSKIVSDLGPDKSTPADRVKATGYNPKGVGEAVLVTAPTQNSRDAVKAWLAGGKSKAYILDCRLTDVGIGMVSGSNSQSYWTLVLARPN, from the coding sequence ATGCAATCGGACTCGATGAACCGACGGCAGACCGCCGTACGCGCAGCGAAGCTGGCCCGTGCAGCGGCAACCCTGGCCGGCACGGCCGCCGTTGCCGCAATCTGTGCCGCTCCGGCATCCGCCGCGCCGCTGGATGTCGCCGGCGCCGTGCGCGACATGAACGCCGCCCGGGCCGAGATCGGCTGTCCGTCGCTGGCCGCGAGCGATCAGCTCAACGCGGCGGCAGCCGGCCAGTCGGGCTATATGGCATCATCCAAGATCGTTTCCGACCTGGGCCCGGACAAGTCGACCCCGGCCGATCGGGTCAAGGCCACCGGGTACAACCCGAAGGGTGTCGGCGAAGCGGTGCTGGTCACCGCGCCGACCCAGAACAGTCGGGACGCGGTGAAGGCATGGCTGGCCGGCGGAAAATCGAAGGCCTACATCCTGGACTGCCGGCTCACCGACGTCGGCATCGGCATGGTCTCCGGCTCGAACAGCCAGTCGTACTGGACCTTGGTCCTCGCCCGACCGAACTGA
- a CDS encoding lysophospholipid acyltransferase family protein translates to MNVAKVIPLPDPADQDRSGRSRRRSRPDRPAQPADVTSLTERLATDEPAPASLAQSVRRGLASRITGTAGFLRRRLTGDYHVDDFGYDRHFTESLVLPAVGPLYRAWFRTEVAGAANLPTHGGALIVANHAGVIPLDALMTQFAVYDEHPLHRQLRLLADDLVFETPVLGTAARKAGYTVACVADAERLLRNGELTGVFPEGFKGIGKPFADRYKLQRFGGGGFIGAAVRTGVPIIPCSIVGSEETYPKLAELTPLARLLGLPFFPITPLFPHLGPLGLVPLPTKWYIEFGKPIPTDGYDPAEADDPMVTFEITDSVREIVQQTLYRRLARRHGVLQG, encoded by the coding sequence ATGAACGTCGCCAAGGTCATTCCGTTGCCGGATCCGGCGGACCAGGATCGTTCCGGCCGGTCGCGCCGACGATCTCGTCCCGATCGTCCCGCGCAGCCGGCCGACGTCACCTCGCTCACCGAACGGCTCGCCACCGACGAGCCTGCGCCGGCCTCGCTGGCGCAATCGGTCCGCCGGGGGCTGGCGAGCCGGATCACCGGTACCGCCGGGTTTCTGCGTCGCCGGCTGACCGGCGATTATCACGTCGACGATTTCGGCTACGACCGACACTTCACCGAGTCGCTGGTGCTACCGGCGGTGGGCCCGCTGTACCGCGCCTGGTTTCGGACCGAAGTGGCCGGTGCGGCCAACTTGCCTACCCACGGCGGCGCGTTGATCGTGGCCAATCATGCCGGGGTGATTCCGCTGGACGCCCTGATGACTCAGTTCGCGGTGTACGACGAGCACCCGTTGCACCGCCAGTTGCGGTTGCTCGCGGACGATCTGGTCTTCGAGACACCGGTGCTCGGCACGGCCGCACGCAAGGCCGGGTACACGGTTGCGTGCGTCGCCGACGCCGAACGGCTGCTCCGCAACGGCGAACTCACCGGCGTGTTTCCGGAAGGTTTCAAGGGCATCGGAAAGCCGTTCGCTGACCGGTACAAGCTGCAGCGATTCGGCGGTGGGGGATTCATCGGCGCTGCCGTGCGGACCGGCGTGCCGATCATCCCGTGCTCGATCGTCGGGTCGGAGGAGACCTATCCGAAATTGGCCGAGTTGACCCCGTTGGCGCGACTGCTCGGGCTGCCGTTCTTCCCGATCACCCCGCTGTTCCCGCATCTGGGCCCGCTCGGCTTGGTCCCGCTTCCCACGAAGTGGTACATCGAGTTCGGTAAGCCGATCCCGACCGACGGGTACGACCCGGCCGAGGCGGACGATCCGATGGTGACGTTCGAGATCACCGACAGCGTGCGGGAGATCGTTCAGCAGACGCTTTACCGCCGGCTTGCGCGGCGGCACGGAGTACTACAGGGCTGA
- a CDS encoding thioesterase family protein, producing the protein MTAGPVSAASFAAVCALTPAGPARFTGSIDPVWTVGPKVHGGTLQAGCAAAARAWLTRQLPAAAALQPLAISTNFLGAPEPREVTYAVTIRKTGRQICLVDVELSQDGRTCVLATVTLGRLGEQAPAYQAPHPAMPVAPPAEATERMAEAAPGSVVHFAAELDIRLERTSAAFCTGARSEPVVRLWARPSPADAADPDVALLFASMLADVSPPAVFNLGYAGWAPTVQLTTYLRRRPVPGWFRVISSVIAVTGGTFDEDHLVLDASGALVSQSRQLGLLPKS; encoded by the coding sequence GTGACGGCCGGGCCGGTGTCGGCTGCCTCGTTTGCTGCCGTCTGCGCGCTCACCCCGGCGGGCCCCGCCCGGTTCACCGGATCGATCGATCCGGTCTGGACGGTCGGCCCGAAGGTGCACGGCGGCACCTTGCAGGCGGGCTGCGCCGCTGCCGCCCGAGCCTGGCTGACCCGGCAGCTGCCGGCCGCAGCCGCGCTGCAGCCGCTCGCGATCAGTACCAACTTCCTCGGTGCGCCGGAGCCGCGAGAGGTCACCTACGCGGTGACGATCCGCAAGACCGGTCGACAGATCTGCCTGGTCGACGTCGAACTGAGCCAGGATGGTCGTACCTGCGTACTGGCTACGGTGACGCTCGGCCGGCTCGGCGAGCAGGCACCGGCGTACCAGGCGCCGCATCCGGCGATGCCGGTGGCGCCACCGGCCGAGGCGACGGAACGGATGGCCGAGGCGGCGCCCGGCTCGGTCGTGCATTTCGCGGCCGAACTCGACATCCGGCTGGAGCGGACGTCCGCCGCATTCTGCACCGGAGCTCGCAGCGAGCCGGTGGTCCGCCTGTGGGCGCGGCCGTCCCCGGCCGATGCCGCCGATCCGGATGTCGCACTGCTGTTCGCAAGCATGCTCGCCGATGTCAGCCCGCCTGCGGTGTTCAACCTCGGCTATGCCGGTTGGGCGCCGACGGTGCAGCTGACGACCTACCTGCGCCGCCGTCCCGTACCCGGCTGGTTCCGGGTGATTTCCAGCGTGATCGCGGTGACCGGCGGCACCTTCGACGAGGACCACCTGGTGCTGGACGCGTCCGGCGCGCTGGTATCGCAGAGCCGACAGCTGGGTTTGCTACCCAAGAGCTGA